Part of the Deltaproteobacteria bacterium genome is shown below.
CGAGATCCAGTACGCGGTCCCGGGCGCGGCCACGAGCACGCTGCCCCCGCGGCGCATGACCGGCTCGCAGCCCGCGACGCCCCCGCGCCGTGGCGCTTCGCCCAGCCGTGTGGGTCCACGGCCCGTCCCGGGGCGCCCCATGCCGGGCGCCAACACCACCGGCCAGGTGGCGCTCCCGCCGGAGATGATGGAGGAGGCGAACAAGAAGAAGCGCCTCAAGACCATCGGCATGGTGGGCGGCGGTTTGCTCGTGGTGCTGTTCGGCGTGGGCTTCGTGGTGAAGGGGCAGAACAACGCGCGGCTCGCGGCCCAACACGCGGCCGAAGCGGCGGAGCGGGAGGCAGCGGCCCAGGCCGCAGCCGAGGCGTTCGCGGCCGGCAAGCAGCTGGTGAAGGACGGCCAGTTCGCCGAGGCGCTGCCCAAGTTCCAGGAAGCCAAGGACAAGGGCTCCGACGACGCCGAGCTCGACGACTACATCGACCGCTGCAAGCGCGAGTCGGCCGCCGAGACCTCGCTCAAGGCCGCCACCGACGCCCTCAAGTCCAACAAGCTCGGCGATGCGATCGAGGCCGCCAAGAAGGTTCCCGTCGACAGCCTCCTCTCCGACAAGGCCGAGGACGTGAAGAAGCAGATCAAGGCCGCGGTGCCCGGCCGCGTCACCGACGCGCGCGGCAAGATCGCCCTCAAGGACTACGCGGGCGCCAAGGCCATCCTCGACGACGCAGCCAAGGTCGCGCCCGACGACAAGGGCATCTCCGACGCCCAGGACGAGATGGCCAAGGCCCAGAACCAGCCCGTGCCCGTGCACACCACGCAGCACGTGACGCTCGCCGACCACACCGCCGAAGTGCGCCAGGCCTACAAGGACGGCGACCTCAAGCGCGCCAAGGAGCTCGCCACGCAGTACGCGGAGAGCGACGACCACTGCAAGGTGCTTCGCGACGAGCTCAACACGTTCGAGGGCGCCTACGGAAAGATGGACGACGACCCGGGTGCCTTCAAGACGGCGCACGACCTGGACATGAAGATCGCCGGCGGCCACAGCTTCTTCAGCCAGCGCATCAACACCCACGTGCTCTCCATCAAGCTCAAGCAGTGCGTCGCCGCCAAGTCGGCCGGGCACGTGAAGGAGGCCTTCCAGGCCTGCGAGGCGGCGCACGAGGCGGACCCGACCAACGGCGACGCGAACAACGTCCTCTCCGAGCTCTTGGCCAAGGCCAAGGACCTCTACCTCGAGGGTTACCAGGAGAAGGACTCCGACGCCGACGCGGCGCGCAAGGCCTTCCAGCAGGTGGTCGACACCACGCCGTCGAGCGAAGAGATCCACCAGAAGGCGGCCACGCGTCTGAAGGAGATGCAGTAGGTCGCCCGTGGCGAAGCGCTCGTCTGAAGCTGACACGCAGTTCGACCTGTTCAAGCCGCGGCCCACGCCCGTCGAGCGGCCGGCCACGCCCCCACCCGTTGCTCGCGTGACGCGGAAGGCGACGCCGGCGCCGAACGTGGTCGAGCCGACTCCGCAGCCACTGGTGCAGGTCATCGCCCAGCCGAAGGTTTACACGGTGGGCGAGCTCACCCGCGAGATCCGCGGGCAGCTCGAGGATCGCTTCCAGCGCGTGGCCGTGCAGGGCGAGATTTCGAATTTGACGCGTCCGCCGTCGGGGCACGTCTACTTCACCCTGAAGGACGCCGACGCGACCATCTCCGCGGTGCTCTTCCGCAACCAGGCGCGGCTGCTCAAGTTCGATCTCCAGGCGGGCCAGCAGGTGGTGTGCAAGGGCCGCATTACGCTCTATCCGCCGCGCGGGCAGTACCAGCTCGCCTGCGACACCATCGAGCCCGTGGGGCTGGGCGCGCTGGCGGTGGCGTTCGAGCAGCTCAAGTCGCGGCTCCAATCGGAAGGGCTCTTCGATCCGTCGCGCAAGCGACCCATTCCCATGCTGCCGCGGCGCATCGGCGTGGTGACCAGCCCGTCGGGCGCGGCGGTGCGCGACTTCTTGCGCGTGCTGCACCAGCGCTACCCCGAGCTGCCGGTGCTCATCGCGCCCGCGCGCGTGCAGGGCGACGGCGCCGCGAGCGAGGTCGCCGCCGGGATCCGCAAGCTCTGTGCGTGGAGCGCAAACCGGCCCGCGCGCGAGCGGCTCGACGTCATCGTGGTCACCCGCGGCGGTGGCAGCCTCGAGGACCTCTGGGCCTTCAACGAAGAGGTGCTCGCCAAGGCCATCGCCCAGAGCCCGATCCCGATCGTCTCGGCCGTCGGCCACGAGGTGGACTTCACCATCGCCGACTTCGTCGCCGACCTGCGCTGCCCCACGCCAACGGCCGCAGCCGAGCGGCTCGCGCCCGTGAAGGTGAAGGAACAGGAGCTGCTCGCGGTGCGTCGGCGGCGCTTGCACAAGGCCATCGAGCGGACGACCTCGCACGCGCGGCACGCGCTCTTGCAGCGCCGGCAAAAGCTCGGCGACCCGCGGCATGAGCTCTCGGAGCACCACCTCGCGCTCGACGCCCGCGCCGACGCGCTCGAGAAGTCGCTGCGCCTGCAGCTCCGGGCGCGAACCGACGCGCTGGGAAAGCTCAAGGAGCGCCTCCACCGCGCGCACCCGCGCCAGCGGCTCTTGCAGAACGAGCGCGCCCTGCGCGAGCTGCGCGATCGGCTCTTGAAGCAGATCCGCTTCGAGCTCCTGGGCGCTCGCGAGGCGCTCACGGGTCTGCGCGAGCGGCTGGTGCTCGAGGCCCCGCGCGACGCCGTCCAGCGGGCGCACCGCCAGCTCGCCGAGCGCGGCGCCGCGCTGGGCGCCCTGCAGCAGAAGGCGCTCGCCGCACGCCGCCTTCACTTCGACGCCCAGAAGGCGCGCCTAGACGCCCTCTCGCCATTGAAAGTCATGAACCGCGGCTACGCCATCGCCTTCGGGCCCAGCGGCGCCGTGCTGCGCAAGGCCACGGACGTGAAGGCCGGCGAGGGCGTCCGCGTGCGGCTGGCCGACCAGGCCGAGCTGGAGACGGTGGTCCAGAAGGTGCGCGGGCCGTCTGTTGAATAGGCGCCCCTCCGCGACTATGGTGCGCCCACGTTGCGGCCCGTGCCGCGCGTCTGGAGGCCGCCCGTGGCCAAGCAGCAAGACGAGCAGACGCCCGAGCGCTACGAAGAGCTCGTGAAGCGGCTCGATCAAGTCGTCGCGCGGCTCGAGTCGGGCGAGCTCTCGCTCGAGGACTCGCTCAAGGCCTTCGAAGAGGGCGTGAACCTCGTCCGACAGGGCGAGGCCCGGTTGGGCGAGGCCGAGAAGCGCGTGGAGCTCCTGCTCAGCCAGGTGGGCGACGAGCGCGCCCCTTTCGATCCGGAGAAGCCGCGCTCCGAGGGCGGCCAGGAGCCCCGCAAGCCCGCGCGACCACAGGCCGACGACGACGAGGACGTGCCGTTCTGAAGTTCTGAATTTCGGGGGCGGGTCAGCGGTTCTGTGTGGGAGCCGCTGTGGGGTTTTCGAGATGGCCGAGCGACGTCCCAAGGTGACCATCGTCGA
Proteins encoded:
- a CDS encoding FHA domain-containing protein, with amino-acid sequence MEPPPDVEPAEPANSNDTVMGLDFDPEAGNGQEDINTQDEEAPPPADATVVFDTRAGARKGPGAGAGPQGKLIVLKGPKQGAEFTLGPGETSIGRNADNTIVIPDISVSRKHVVLVKQGSGWTLVDQGSGNGTLVNGEKQAEHELQDGDVFVIGDTEIQYAVPGAATSTLPPRRMTGSQPATPPRRGASPSRVGPRPVPGRPMPGANTTGQVALPPEMMEEANKKKRLKTIGMVGGGLLVVLFGVGFVVKGQNNARLAAQHAAEAAEREAAAQAAAEAFAAGKQLVKDGQFAEALPKFQEAKDKGSDDAELDDYIDRCKRESAAETSLKAATDALKSNKLGDAIEAAKKVPVDSLLSDKAEDVKKQIKAAVPGRVTDARGKIALKDYAGAKAILDDAAKVAPDDKGISDAQDEMAKAQNQPVPVHTTQHVTLADHTAEVRQAYKDGDLKRAKELATQYAESDDHCKVLRDELNTFEGAYGKMDDDPGAFKTAHDLDMKIAGGHSFFSQRINTHVLSIKLKQCVAAKSAGHVKEAFQACEAAHEADPTNGDANNVLSELLAKAKDLYLEGYQEKDSDADAARKAFQQVVDTTPSSEEIHQKAATRLKEMQ
- the xseA gene encoding exodeoxyribonuclease VII large subunit; protein product: MAKRSSEADTQFDLFKPRPTPVERPATPPPVARVTRKATPAPNVVEPTPQPLVQVIAQPKVYTVGELTREIRGQLEDRFQRVAVQGEISNLTRPPSGHVYFTLKDADATISAVLFRNQARLLKFDLQAGQQVVCKGRITLYPPRGQYQLACDTIEPVGLGALAVAFEQLKSRLQSEGLFDPSRKRPIPMLPRRIGVVTSPSGAAVRDFLRVLHQRYPELPVLIAPARVQGDGAASEVAAGIRKLCAWSANRPARERLDVIVVTRGGGSLEDLWAFNEEVLAKAIAQSPIPIVSAVGHEVDFTIADFVADLRCPTPTAAAERLAPVKVKEQELLAVRRRRLHKAIERTTSHARHALLQRRQKLGDPRHELSEHHLALDARADALEKSLRLQLRARTDALGKLKERLHRAHPRQRLLQNERALRELRDRLLKQIRFELLGAREALTGLRERLVLEAPRDAVQRAHRQLAERGAALGALQQKALAARRLHFDAQKARLDALSPLKVMNRGYAIAFGPSGAVLRKATDVKAGEGVRVRLADQAELETVVQKVRGPSVE
- a CDS encoding exodeoxyribonuclease VII small subunit, which encodes MAKQQDEQTPERYEELVKRLDQVVARLESGELSLEDSLKAFEEGVNLVRQGEARLGEAEKRVELLLSQVGDERAPFDPEKPRSEGGQEPRKPARPQADDDEDVPF